The nucleotide window TcgggggggtgggaggaggagtaCAAGGGCCATTTGTCCCATGGATGTCCAGGAATGTGGCATAATGGGACAAGAACGCGGTAGAGCTGCGCTTAACTCTCTCCCCTGGTGACTCAAGCCCTCTGGTCAGTACTGTCTCCTctcactccacccccaccccctgcccagcctTGTCtatattattctttatttgtaCAAATTAAAACCTTGTTTTCCTGTGCGCAGTCCTGCTTTGTGCTCAGTTCTACTTCATAAAGACTTGCTGGAGGAGGTCATTTTATTGTCTTCAGTGAAAAAAGAAGCAGCATGTGGGCAGAATTTGGGGGGAAGATGGGTAAGAATTCTACTTAAGTTTTTACTTGAAATATTGACTGAGGGAGttcctggcggttcagtggttaggactctgcactctcgttgctgagggcccaggttcaatccctggtcggggaaccaagatACGGCATGGTACAGccaaatttaaaaggaagaactATTGATTGAGTTCCTTATTCTCTTCCCTTCCCAAAGGGAGAAAGATCTCATCTGTAGTGTCTTGGGGGTAGAGGAGGCATGGGTTGTGCTGATCTTTGTAAGCCAATCATAAAGATTCACAAAGCTGCTCTCATGGCCCCCCCATTGGGTTTTGGGCCAGTGGCCTTGGGCCACTAATTACTTTCCACATACATGATAAGTTGTGTATGACCACTTGAGGAAAGCACTTGGGTACAGAAAGGGCTTTTAGAGgtgacttttaaattaatttataatttaattatttgctAACAGGCTCTGAAGAACTGTTAGTACCCATTCTAGGATTACAAATATAAATAGAAGCCGTCCACGCCCCACCTTCAATTTAGAGATGAGATGAGAAAGTACACCAAGAAAAGCACACATCTGAACATTTAAATGGTATGTTCAAAGATGACACCTCTAAGCTGATGGGGAAAAGTAGTTTAGAGTACGTGTGTGGGAGAAAGTGATGAGGGTGAAAGCCTAAGCCTTGGCCAAGTCATGAATGGAATTTAAGAGTGAAGCATAGGTAAGGAACATGCTGAGACTCTTAAAGATGAGTTACGGTTCTTCATTTTAGGAAGGTCAGAGTGAAGACATGAGATGAGGTGAGATGAGTGTTGGGAGAGAGAGCCTGGTTATTAGCCATTCCCGTCACTTCAGGGATGTGATGAGGCTCTGAGGCTAAAAGACCTTTCTCTGCCTGTTGCACTGTGGGCTTGTCTACACATTGGCAGAATAGAACGTTCTTCACCTGCTATTCATATATCAAATTGTTTATATTTGACTCTGAAAATGTTCTATGCTACAGATTGAATCCAGACTGTGTTCCCTCCTTAAATAAGCTACTAGAACAGAAGAGGTCCTTGGGTTCTCTCAGTTGGTCCCCCCAACTTCGTCCTGTCCTTACCACCCCCATTGAGGGTGAAGGAAAAGTAAAGCGTGGTATCGTGATCACTATGCCAACCTGTTTTCACTAACATTTCTTTACTGGGAACTTGGAATTTGCTGTTCTCTCCGACACCCAATCTTTTCTCTCAGTTCTCTGCTCAAGCCCCACTTCTTCCCAATCACCTTCCTTAAAATATTGCCTGTTTTCTCCAGGCTTTGACCCTGGTTTGTTAGTCTTCATTTTCCTTGCACATCTTTCTCATGCTAGAGTATGAACGTTCTACAAAGGCCAGGCCTGAAATAAATTTGCTTTCCAAGGCAGTCAAAGATGTGGTGACAGGATGACAGGTGCCCCCAAACTTACAAATGATCTAGACCATGAAAATGAGGGTGGTTGCTAAAGCATTGTTGACGTACCTGCCAGAGCCTCAGCAAGGGATCAACAGCCTGTGTGCCCAAAACTCCGCCCGTCCTTAGTGAGGGTGGGTGTCTGGATCAGAGCCTGACTGGCAAAGTGGCAGAGCAGGAGCTGTGTTAACACAGGGCATACTCTATTTTCACAGATTCCTTGTTCCTCCAGGCAGAGCTTGAGCAATCTTGAAAAGACTTCACCCGTTAAATGGGGACACATACTCTGTATGTCATTAGGATTATTAAAAGCGAATCCTCACAACAGTGTCCacatggtcaaagctatggtttttccagtggtcatatacagGTGtgaaattggaccataaagaagtctgagcatcagagattgatgcttttgaactggggtgctggagaagactcttgagtgtcccttggactgcaaggaaatcaaaccagtcaatcctaaaggaaatcaaccctgaacattcactggacgctgaaactgaagctccaatactttggccacctgatgtgaagagccaactcattggaaaagaccctgaggctgggaaagactgagggtaagaggagaaggggacaacagaagaggagatggttggatgggatcaataactcaatggacatgagtttgaacaaactccgggagacagtgaaggacggggaagcctggcaggctgcagtccaaggggtctcaaagagttggacaggactaagtgactgaaaacaacacaacaatgtaaagcaactatacttaaattttaaaaaaagagtctaattaagaaaaaagtgaGTTGTAATGGTGTGTCAGAGGTGTGAAGGGCTTGAGGCCAGGAGGCAGTACTATTTCACGTTAGAGTCTCACTGTGGTGTAGCTGCTTGGTTAGGTGGATATTAGGTTTAGGGAAAGGACTTGTCCATGATAGCAAGTCCTGAGGCTCCAGCCTCCTCCAGCATCTTGACTTTCAAGTCTATTGTCATTTTTTTACTGCTCTAACACAGCATGACTCTCAGATCAAACCCAAATCCTGCCCCGATGCAGAGAGGCTCTTTCCATGCTgtcttaaatgttttttaatagtaaaaagaCGTTTGGTTTTCTTAAAGACAGTTTTCGTTTTATTCCTGTGGATGAAGCAAAAATGGAGTTCTAATTCAGCAGCAAACCTTAATCACAAAGAAGAAGTGTTTTGGATATAAGCCAGAGGAGAGTGACCAGCAGGGAAAAGTAAAATCACACTAAGAACTAGTACTGATTGTTTTTACCAAGGCTACTCTAGAAACACTGGAATTATGATGCAGGCAGGAGTCAGCTTCGGTACTTGCCAGAAACTCAGTATCTTTATGTTGTCTGCCTGGTCCTGACTTCTCAGGTGCTCGATTACTACCTTTTGAGTTGTCAGCTGAAAAAAGTAGGATTGCCATTTTCTAGTCTGGCTTGATTCCCTAAATCAAGTCCCCAAACTCATCTAGGCAATAGTTCTCAAAGATCTGATTACGTGCTGCCAGTTGGGATTGAAATTTGAGTGAGGCACAGTCCCAAGGAAAGCCATGCAGCCCCAGGGGGGGCCTGTGAAACGGCAGCATTGGCATCTCCTGGGAGCTAGTTAGGAAATCAGTTTCAGGCCtcactccagacctactgaatcagaatttgcatttgaaaaagaTTCCCCAGTGATATACCAGCACACTCAAGCTTGGTtgcaaaaagaaacaggtgacTCCAGTACAAAATGGCAAAGAAAATGAATCTGCATTATCCCTTCCACTGCTAACACTCTGCATGTGCTGCTGAGTTAGTTCTATTATAGCTGTGTTGTCAGTGTCTACTGAGCTGAATGCTCCTACCTCTGAATTGgctaccattcagttcagttcaagagAGCCCTTCAATCAACCACTTGGAATTGGAGCCGGCCCTGCTGGAGATTTAGTCCCGCTCATCGTACACATAGCTGCCTACCTGTGATTTTAGGCAGCACTGTTACAAGAGGAAAAGATTTCTAGTCTCACCTCATGTGGAAACTGGTGCTTCTAGTTTTTTCAACAATAGACTTGGCTTTGCACAGAAAACAGCATGAACCTGAAAATAAAGCAGTCCAAGATTGAAGCGGCCCATTGGCTAGTTTTAGTAATCTTAGCTAAGAGGTGCAAAGATGTGAGTGCTAGATTTCAGCTTGTCTAGGCAGCCAGGAAACTGTTAGTAATGAAAGCTTAACCTTCCACAGGTTGTGCCGGAGACAAATGCTTCTGTGAGTATAGTGAAACTCTTgctctcaaattttatttataaataagagatatatacacatgtacattagCCTAATGAGATTAACAGGTTCCATTTTGttccaaatatttaatatatagctCTTTATGGCCAGTGTGAGGTAGCCAAGAAATAGAACAACACAGCATTAGTCCCTTCATTCTCCTTCTGGCATCTAGAAGAGAAACTCTGGAGTGAGTGATAAAAGGATAAATCCTCTTTATACCTGAGGAAATGTAAATATGAGTTAATCAGGTTACTTCGTTCCATTAGAGTCACTAAAGCTTCTGGTATTTGCATGGCTCTATGTTTATTCTAAGAGCCTTCTTCAAATATAACCAGAAACATACTAGTCTCCTGAGAGTTTGCATGAAAATGAATTATACAGTGGggggaaattaataataattatactgATCCAAGGTTCATAGGCATTTCAGAATATTGTTGTTTCAAGCctccatttgcttattttgacATTATTATCAACAGGATGCAAAGTCACACTTTCTATGTCTCCAGCTAAAAGTACGAAATGCCTGTCGCTCCAGAAGAGGGCCTTGATTCCTCTGGGGAGGAACACtaaactctttaaaaagaaaatcaaacccaACCTGAACCAAGAGTCCAAGGAATCTAGTTTGGCCACAGGAAAGGAAGATGGCCCTCCAAACCAGTTACAGGAATGTGTCCCAGGGTCCGACTCCGAGCCAGGTGTTTTCAGCGGAAAGGGAAGGTTGGATCCTGGTGGGACAGGGCTGAGCCAGGGCAGGCTTGGGGTGCCGCCTACACGTCGGAGTCGCAGGGCAGCGTGCTGCCGCAGGGCCGAGTGCTGCGGGAAGACGAGCCGGGTTCGGAGTTTGTAACCTTCTCCCCTTCGAGCACGTCCACCGGGTTGCTGTAGGCTTTGGGTGGGGGCCGGGGCATCGGGAAGCCGGCCTTGCGCTGGCTGGCGGCGCCCAGCTGATCAGGCCGCGGCCGGTGCTGGCCATCACTATAGTACTTGATGGCCGGCGTGAGTGCGGGCTCTGGCCCGTCGATGTACACTGTGCTAATGCTGCTGCGGCGCGCGCTGCTGGAGGGCGCCTTGCGGCAGCTGTCACAGCGCTCAGCGCACCAGGGCGCGAAGCTGAGCGCCAGCGAGAAGCcgcccagcagcagcaggcagctgCCCAGGTAGCCCAGCACCAGGCTGTAGCCGACCTGCACCGTGACCGGGCTGGGCTGGGCCGGCAGGACGGTGCGATCTGCCAAGAAGTGGTTGTACCAGGAGACTGGGATGAGGCTCAAGAGGCCCGCGGTGAAGAGCACGACGCCGGAGAGGCCGGCCAGAACGAAGTGGGGCTCGTCCCTCCAGCAGCGCACGCCGAGAGTcgccagcagcagccccaggcccGTGACGGCCAGCGACGTGACCATCAGTCCCCGCGCCACGCGCACCGGCTCGGCGGCGAAGTAGCCGAGGTCGTCCGGCTGGCCGCACTGGCGCTCGCGACTGCTCTGCTCGCGGCACATGTCCCACAGGCCCTGGTACAGCACCAGGTCCAGCGGCTGGTTAAGGAAGCCCTTCACCAGCCTCCAGCCAGGCGTCAGCGTGCTGGTCAGGGTGAGTAACAGCCCACAGGGCGCGAGTACCATGCCCAGCGTCATCACCACCGGCGTCCGCATCCTGGGTAGCGCACCTGCCACAGACTGGCGATCTCTAGCCCTCGCGCCCCCAGAGAGCGCTCCGGGCTCCAACTCCCTGAAGTCCGCACGCTCGCCACCGCCGCCACGCCCGCGCTCCTGCACTCGGTTCTCCTCCGGCCGCTCTTTGTCTCCAGCGCAGGACTGTCCGCTCTCGGCCGCGCGTCCCTAGTTTGCTCCGAGCGTCCCAGCCGCTCCGCCCTGCCTCTAGCCCGGCCGCCTGATCGAAACCAGTTCGAGGGCGAGTCTGATCGAAACCGCAGTCGGAGGTGGGGACGCTGCAGCAGTCGCGGCCCAACCCGTTCGGGTGGGAGGGGCGGGAGGGCCGGGAGTGGCGAGCCGGAAACTGCAAGGGCCCCTCTGGGCCGAACCGAGCAAAGgtcgccccgcccctgcccctccGCTGGGCCCGCCGGCCGTGGGCGGGGAAGGAAAGAGGCGGCGCCATCCGGACAGCCCGGCGCACCTGGACGGCGCTGAGAAGGTTCCTGTTTCTCAGCGGCTAAAGCTTTTCTCCGGTCCCTGACGGTCGACCGTGCAGCTGTATCCTGTCTTCCCTCCACTCCCCACAAAAGAGATTCCCCCGAAGTTTTGCGCTGTTAGCTTGCAGCCACTCGTGGCCAAATGGATGGAACCTCCCGGGGTGCGCTGGGCAGGTGTGCACCGAGGGTCCACTCGGTCGAGCAGTGTGTCCCGGAGTGTTGCACTTgtgtattttgtttcatttgcttaaaAAACATGTCATACTCCGGATTAACCTTGATACAAAAGAATCAAATCGAGTGTTTCTGGGATGAAGAGTTACATCATACTGGTTTCcataataagttaaataaaatctttgacattcattttatatttgtgtgaGAATCAtgattttacattttcctaaaaattatcctttaacaatgttttcctcattttctgtatttcttacaATGGAAGTGTGTTAACCTTTACaactgtttaaaattatttctaaaagagCAAAGTTAAGCATTAGTTTGAAGTAATTTTGAACATTCTACGAATGGACAATACCAAGGatgggtcttttgtttttttgaaaatttttaaattcaaaaaattgtGGTAAGATACACATAAACATGGAATTTACCGTCTTAACCATTTTAAGCATACAATGCATTGGAATTAAGTATACTTATGTTATTCTACCATTTCCATCAGCCATCTcctgaattttttcatttctccaaaCTGAAACTATTCATTTGTCAGTAACTCCCCAACCCAACCAATAAATTACAAGCAACCAACCCTCCTACCCCTAGCCTGGGGCAACTgccattttactttctgtcttgATGAGCTTGAATCCTCTAGATACTTCAtgcaagtggaatcatacagtatttatgactgacttatttctcttagcataatggTTTCATGGTTCACCCATGTTCAtaagcatgtgtcagaattcctttcctttttaaggctggatAATAGTCCATTGCAGgtatggaccacattttgttcatccattcagccTGTGatgcacttgggttgcttccactgcTTGGCTCCTGCAAATGATCCTGCTATGCACAGGGTATAGTAATATCTCTTAGaatccctgctttcagttctccagaagtggaactgctggatcatatggtaactctattttcaatttttttgaagaaatactttgctgttttccacagtagctgcatcattttacattcccaccaacaatacaCAAGGGTTAATTTCTCCAACTACCCCCCTACCTCCTCATACCACAACTCAGGAAGACtggatttctcattttttttctggtgtgTTGTGCTCCTTTTTGTCTCTAGACCTGGGTATatgctcttttcttttcctagagTCCTACCTGCCAATTCCCAAATCCAGTGCATCTCTCAGATCTTTTCTTAAATGCCAttttctccaggagagcttctcTATCCCATGGATTAACCCTTCCTATTGGACTTCCATACGCACCCTCTTCTATTGTAACACTTGTCACAATTCTTTATTACTTGAATCATCTAGTTGTCCAGGACAAGGATAAATTCTTTGATGGCCTGGCCCGAAGCAGTCATTCCACAAacccattttctctctttccgCTCTGTGTCCTTGCACATAGTACCCACACAATTCTCTTACACATGGTTGCCTGGTCAAAATAAACTGTTAATGCATTTTAGTAAAGTGGTTTATTAtttgaaagtttgtttttttttttttccagcatagAAAACAATGAGATTTAAGGTAATTCCAAtatttatgacaaaaaaaaaaaagtgtagcccCGTGTGGGTGACTTTCTATAGTAATAAAAGATGATTGCATTAAGCACAGCATCTGATTCTAGATCTGGGCTCTTTGTTCCCTGTGCCTCTGAGTTCATCGCAAAGCTGAGTGAAAAACAAAGCATGAATCACTGTGCGGCGAGGAGGAATTATTTCTGAGATTAGTACCTGCTGTGTAAAATGACCCTCAGGCCCTAGAatagctttcttttctgcaaagggGCCTATGGTAAGACAGGAATCTGTTTACGGTGCcctatggagagagaagcctggtgggctatagtccatggggtcaaaaaagagtcagacacaatcagcaactaaatagcaacaacaaagatTCCCAGGGGACCAATGTTGGTCCCCTGTTAGCCTACACAGGCTGGGTCTCCTTGCAAATTTGGGGAGCAAAGATCAGTATGCCATTATGAGGTATCCTCAGAGTTCCTTTATCAGGTCTTTATATTTCACTCTGTCCACATATTAAGACCCTGTTAATATGTTAGTCTTCCAATGGCAAATCCAGTTCAATAGGtcatagaataaaaattaaactatgaaaaaaaaaaattaaactctgatCATCCTCTAGTTTTAAATAGTGCCTGAAGTGAATGAAGACCACTCATGTGGCATTAGTTTTCCTTGACGACCTCTAGCCTGACAACTGGTTTCAAGCTTTGTGTGCAAAATATTGTAGACAATAGATAACCTTGGACATCCAATTTAAAGTAGCCCCCCAGCTAGCCCAGTATCATATCACcctagtttattttctatatagaaCTTATCACtaccaaatattttcttattaattgcATATTAacctatttatattctttttctaccATTGCATTGTTAAGTTACAAATAAGTGCTTGGTACCCTGCTGGCTATATCTCAGCAGCTGGAATGGTACCTAGCTCATaggaggtactcaataaatatttttagttaaataagtgaaagaaatttTGTAAAATCCTACCCAGAAAAAGGAAGATACAGttcacatcatttaaaaaatcatagtaaAATACACAGAACATGAAAGGTATCATCTTACttatttaagtgtacagttcagtaatgTTAAGGGCATTCCCATCACTGAATCTCCAGaaaacttttcatcttgcaaGAATGAAATTCTCTACCTATCAAACAACTCtcctgtcctcccagcccctgataaccatcattctactttgtGTCTCTGACTTTGACTACTGTATCCAAGTTATAAAAGTGGAATTACATAATATTTATCCTTTAGTAACTGACATTTCTTTTAGCACAATGTCcttaagtttcatccatgttgtagcatgtatcagaattttcttcctttttaaggtttagtaatattctactgtatatataGACCAAATTTTGCTTATTCACTATTaatcgatggacatgggttgttCTCACCTTttgtctattgtgaataatgatgcTGATAGTAAATcaatgtattattatttattttattcagcgTGTGGCATCATCTTCCTGCAGTGGaagaatggagtcttaaccactgcagcaccagggaagcccctaaaatgttttcattacatCAACTAAGCCAACAAATTGTTGCAAAATTTCCACCAATGACATAAAGTATAATTGATGGTTAAccttttttttaagactgaagtatagttgatttacaatgctgtgttggtttcaggtgtacagcaaagtgattcagaaccactgaactgccagggaaatccctagtaaataaatttaaatttattctatATCATTTCTGTGTGGTCACTGATCTAAAGCAAGCATCTACTTGCCATTCCTCTTTTACATATAAGAAGGTATCACAGGATATTATGacacttaaaaaggaaaaaaaaatctgtttaagtTTTATCTTCTAGAGGCTTCTAATCCTTTTTGGTCTAGCATGAAGGCTGCCTCCTTTACAAAGTTGTGGATGTGTGGTGGGGGTAGGGCTGGTCCCAGGAATCAGCAGCTGTGTTCACATAGCCTGCTTCCCTTCAACTCTGTCCATTTCTATCTACTGTAAGGCAAAAAGATTTACCACACCATGACTAGGTTCACttaaatcaatattatgaaaacttTATTACTCTGTCATAGTAGATagacaaacatttgaaaattttagaCATAGTACAATGAAGATGATAATCAAAATTCATCTTTACATtattttcagaatgttttttccccttaatgGTTAAAGCAGATGTACAGTGTATGTTTAACAGACCACAAACAGGTTGTTTTGGTTATGCTGAAGTTCAAATTAAGTCATGAATAAACCAGAATGACTCCCCCATACCTCAACGTGTGAAAATTTCTTCCACCACTTTCCCCTCTAAACTGCAAATCTCTCCATAGAAAGCATCGATaatcagtacattttttttttttagcattgccAGAGTGGCTCAGTTGCCTGCTCGGGGTCCATTCATGTCCCTTGGTGCTAGGCCTATCTTTTGTTTATACCCTGGCCTAGTTATCCACATTGGGGGAAAACTAATCAGACATGACAAACAAGTACAGAGGTATTCTGATGGAGAAATTTTATAGCTTATACTTTTGATCACTTATACCCAATTGTCACACAAGAATGGTACATGTGCTTTTAGCAGTAAACTTATAAGCCAGCAGTAGTATACCTAATGAGTAGTTACACCCTGTGACAACCTCCCCAGACAATTTTTTTCATCCTAAACATTGGGGTCAAAAATATGGTTTGAAGCAAAACAATCACTTTCCACTAGAattctttaaatttcttaacCATTAGAATTCTTTTATGCTTtccatataatttatcatatcAAATAATCCTAGTTACCTTAATGATTCTTTGGAGATGCCTAGGGGCCCTTTGGAATACTCAAAGTTAGAGAAAGAAACTTACAATCTTACAAGAGCAGCTGAGTATTCGCCATCCAGAAACAAGCAGCTCTAGGACAAAATTATCATCATTTTTCCTCACAAAAATATCTCCATTCTTTGTATCTTCTCTCACCAACAACACATATCCTACTTGCTTTACACACTGAAATGTTTTCCTTGTCATTTTTAGTAGCTTCAATTACATATgacaatttttaacatttaaaagccttaacaaaaccaagaaacaagTAATTAAACTGTTTTACCAGCATTTATTGATTGGCAAACTTAGAACATATTCCATAACCTCtaaaaacttgaatttttttttctcatagcatAATTTCTCTTTAATGTGAAACAAGATGTGTGTTTAAGAATCCCAAACACCTTTTGAAATTCTACTATTTAACTCAAACCTAAAGTCCCAGGCAAAGTGGGATTGTCTGTATTTCAAGGACATGATAAGAGTTAACGTCAAGCTTTCTCCTAGGCTTATTTTTGCTCTCTTAGGTCAGAATCctgaaaacagtattttatcAAGCTAGCTTTCTCTAACTGCATATACAAAAAGAACCAGTGTTGGAATTTCAAAAGAGTTTCATCTTAAACAATCTTCTCTGGAGTTTCAAGAATACTGTTGCCATTCATTGTTTAGaaaatctttctatttctttaattgtaATTTCATAGCTAAAGCTTTTCTAATAAATTGAACCTGAActtcccattttacaaaagatAACAAAGATACTGATCACACAAAtggaatacatgtacacacaccagAAGACAGAACCATCACAAATCTGCCAAGAGAATAACCA belongs to Bubalus bubalis isolate 160015118507 breed Murrah chromosome 1, NDDB_SH_1, whole genome shotgun sequence and includes:
- the CLDN23 gene encoding claudin-23 is translated as MRTPVVMTLGMVLAPCGLLLTLTSTLTPGWRLVKGFLNQPLDLVLYQGLWDMCREQSSRERQCGQPDDLGYFAAEPVRVARGLMVTSLAVTGLGLLLATLGVRCWRDEPHFVLAGLSGVVLFTAGLLSLIPVSWYNHFLADRTVLPAQPSPVTVQVGYSLVLGYLGSCLLLLGGFSLALSFAPWCAERCDSCRKAPSSSARRSSISTVYIDGPEPALTPAIKYYSDGQHRPRPDQLGAASQRKAGFPMPRPPPKAYSNPVDVLEGEKVTNSEPGSSSRSTRPCGSTLPCDSDV